A region from the Caldicellulosiruptor naganoensis genome encodes:
- a CDS encoding bifunctional nuclease family protein: MIEMYVLNVAFFHEGGGFAVLLCDKNNKMVLPIFIGPLEAQSIALALEKQQLPRPITHDLMVNIFQKFGISIQKVVITDIKDGTYYAELYLKDYNNVISVIDSRPSDAIALALRTNSPIYMAPKLIEFTYKYEELIPQ, from the coding sequence ATGATTGAAATGTACGTTTTAAACGTTGCATTTTTCCATGAAGGTGGAGGATTTGCGGTCCTGTTGTGTGACAAAAACAACAAGATGGTACTCCCTATCTTTATTGGACCTTTAGAGGCACAGTCAATCGCACTTGCACTTGAAAAGCAGCAACTTCCACGCCCAATCACACATGATTTGATGGTTAACATCTTTCAAAAATTTGGTATTTCAATTCAAAAGGTTGTAATCACTGACATCAAAGACGGCACATATTATGCAGAACTTTATCTTAAAGACTATAACAATGTCATATCTGTCATAGACTCAAGACCAAGCGATGCAATTGCACTTGCTCTCAGAACCAACAGCCCTATCTATATGGCACCAAAGCTTATTGAATTTACCTACAAGTACGAAGAGCTAATTCCTCAATAA